A single window of Helicobacter pylori DNA harbors:
- the uvrA gene encoding excinuclease ABC subunit UvrA has product MQHKTIMDKIIIQGARENNLKNIFLEIPKNQFIVFTGLSGSGKSTLAFDTLYAEGQRRYLESLSSYARQFLDKVGKPNVDKIEGLTPAIAIDQKTTSKNPRSTVGTITEIYDYLRLLFARVGEQFCPTCLEPISSMSASDIISQICHLEENSKIIILAPIIKDKKGSFNDKLESLRLKGYVRAFVDGVMVRLDEEIHLHKTKKHTIEAVVDRVVINSENASRIASAIEKALKESYGELEVEILQDNMPSIRKHYSEHKACFKCKMSFEELEPLSFSFNSPKGACESCLGLGTKFSLDISKILDPNTPLNQGAIKVIFGYNRSYYAQMFEGFCEYNGIDSALCFNELNKEQQDALLYGNGTEISFHFKNSPLKRPWKGIIQIAYDMFKEQKDLSDYMSEKTCSSCKGHRLKASSLSVQVAGLKMADFLTKPIEEVYHFFNDPTHFSYLNEQEKKIAEPILKEILERVFFLYDVGLGYLTLGRDARTISGGESQRIRIASQIGSGLTGVLYVLDEPSIGLHEKDTLKLINTLRNLQKKGNTLIVVEHDKETIKHADFVVDIGPKAGRHGGEVVFSGSVKELLQNNHSTALYLNGTKKIERPKFELPKEKHFLEIKNVNINNIKNLSVQIPLKQLVCITGVSGSGKSSLILQTLLPTAQTLLNHAKKTQSLNGVEIVGLEHLDKVIYLDQAPIGKTPRSNPATYTGVMDEIRILFAEQKEAKILGYSASRFSFNVKGGRCEKCQGDGDIKIEMHFLPDVLVQCDSCKGAKYNPQTLEIKVKGKSIADVLNMSVEEAYEFFAKFPKIAVKLKTLIDVGLGYITLGQNATTLSGGEAQRIKLAKELSKKDTGKTLYILDEPTTGLHFEDVNHLLQVLHSLVALGNSMLVIEHNLDIIKNADYIIDMGPDGGDKGGRVIASGTPLEVAQNCEKTQSYTGKFLALELK; this is encoded by the coding sequence TTGCAACATAAAACCATTATGGATAAGATCATTATTCAAGGGGCTAGGGAAAATAATCTCAAAAATATTTTTTTAGAAATCCCTAAAAACCAATTTATTGTTTTTACCGGATTGAGCGGTTCGGGTAAATCCACTCTGGCGTTTGACACTTTATACGCTGAAGGCCAAAGGCGCTATTTAGAGAGTTTGTCCAGCTATGCTAGGCAATTTTTAGACAAAGTGGGTAAGCCTAATGTGGATAAGATTGAAGGCCTAACCCCTGCGATCGCTATTGATCAAAAGACCACTTCTAAAAACCCTAGATCCACTGTGGGGACGATCACTGAGATTTATGATTATTTAAGGTTGTTGTTTGCAAGGGTTGGGGAGCAATTTTGCCCCACATGTTTAGAGCCTATTAGTTCTATGAGCGCGAGCGATATTATTTCTCAAATCTGTCATTTAGAAGAAAATTCTAAAATCATTATTCTAGCCCCCATTATTAAAGATAAAAAAGGTTCGTTTAACGATAAATTAGAGAGCTTGCGTTTAAAGGGGTATGTGAGGGCTTTTGTTGATGGGGTGATGGTGCGTTTAGATGAAGAAATCCATTTGCACAAAACCAAAAAACACACCATTGAAGCGGTGGTGGATAGGGTAGTCATTAATAGCGAAAATGCTTCACGGATCGCTAGCGCCATAGAAAAAGCCCTTAAAGAAAGCTATGGGGAATTAGAAGTGGAAATCTTGCAAGACAACATGCCAAGCATTAGGAAGCATTACAGCGAGCATAAGGCATGCTTTAAATGCAAGATGAGTTTTGAAGAATTAGAGCCTTTGAGTTTTTCCTTCAATTCGCCTAAAGGGGCGTGCGAGAGCTGTTTGGGTTTGGGGACAAAATTTAGCCTAGATATTAGTAAGATTTTAGATCCTAACACGCCTTTAAATCAAGGAGCGATTAAAGTGATTTTTGGGTATAACCGCAGTTATTACGCTCAAATGTTTGAAGGCTTTTGCGAATATAATGGTATTGACAGCGCGCTTTGTTTTAATGAATTGAATAAAGAGCAACAAGACGCTCTTTTGTATGGGAATGGCACTGAAATCAGCTTTCATTTTAAAAACAGCCCTTTAAAACGCCCTTGGAAAGGCATTATCCAAATCGCTTATGACATGTTTAAAGAGCAAAAGGATTTGAGCGATTACATGAGCGAAAAAACTTGTTCTTCATGCAAGGGGCATCGTTTGAAAGCTTCCAGTTTGAGCGTTCAAGTCGCCGGCTTGAAAATGGCGGATTTTTTAACTAAGCCTATTGAAGAAGTTTATCATTTTTTTAATGATCCCACGCATTTTAGCTATCTTAACGAGCAAGAAAAAAAGATCGCTGAACCCATTTTAAAAGAGATTTTAGAAAGGGTGTTTTTTTTATACGATGTGGGGCTAGGGTATTTGACTTTAGGGAGGGATGCGCGAACCATTAGCGGAGGGGAGAGTCAAAGGATACGAATCGCTAGTCAAATCGGGAGTGGTTTGACAGGGGTTTTATATGTTTTAGACGAGCCTAGCATTGGCTTGCATGAAAAAGACACGCTCAAACTCATCAACACCCTTAGGAATTTACAAAAAAAGGGGAACACGCTCATTGTCGTAGAGCATGACAAAGAGACGATTAAGCATGCGGATTTTGTTGTGGATATTGGGCCAAAGGCTGGAAGGCATGGGGGTGAAGTGGTTTTTAGCGGGAGCGTGAAAGAGTTATTGCAAAATAACCATTCTACCGCCTTGTATCTCAACGGCACTAAAAAGATTGAGCGCCCTAAATTTGAACTCCCTAAAGAAAAGCATTTTTTAGAAATTAAAAATGTCAATATCAATAACATTAAGAATTTGAGCGTTCAAATCCCTTTAAAACAATTGGTGTGCATTACTGGGGTGAGCGGGAGCGGTAAAAGCTCGTTGATTTTACAAACCCTTTTACCCACCGCTCAAACCCTTTTAAACCATGCTAAAAAAACTCAAAGCTTGAATGGGGTGGAGATTGTAGGGTTGGAGCATTTGGATAAAGTGATTTATTTAGACCAAGCCCCCATAGGCAAAACCCCACGAAGCAACCCTGCCACTTACACAGGGGTGATGGATGAAATCAGGATTTTATTTGCCGAGCAAAAAGAAGCTAAAATTTTAGGCTATAGTGCGAGCCGTTTTAGCTTTAATGTTAAAGGGGGGCGGTGCGAGAAATGCCAGGGCGATGGGGATATTAAAATAGAAATGCACTTTTTGCCTGATGTGTTGGTCCAATGCGATAGCTGTAAGGGCGCTAAATACAACCCCCAAACTTTAGAGATCAAGGTGAAAGGCAAATCCATTGCCGATGTGTTGAACATGAGCGTGGAAGAGGCTTATGAATTTTTTGCTAAATTCCCTAAAATCGCTGTGAAGTTAAAAACGCTTATAGATGTGGGCTTAGGCTATATCACTTTAGGGCAAAACGCCACGACTTTAAGCGGAGGGGAGGCTCAAAGGATCAAATTGGCTAAAGAATTGAGTAAAAAAGACACAGGCAAAACCCTTTATATTTTAGATGAGCCTACCACCGGTTTGCACTTTGAAGACGTGAATCACCTTTTACAAGTCTTGCATTCTTTAGTGGCGTTAGGCAATTCCATGCTAGTGATTGAGCATAATTTAGACATTATCAAAAACGCTGACTACATTATAGACATGGGGCCTGATGGGGGGGATAAGGGCGGGAGAGTCATTGCGAGCGGCACGCCTTTAGAAGTGGCACAAAATTGCGAAAAAACCCAAAGCTATACGGGAAAATTTTTAGCTTTGGAATTGAAATAG
- the flgR gene encoding transcriptional activator FlgR, giving the protein MKIAIVEDDINMRKSLELFFELQDDLEIVSFKNPKDALAKLDESFDLVITDINMPHMDGLEFLRLLEGKYESIVITGNATLNKAIDSIRLGVKDFFQKPFKPELLLESIYRTKKVLEFQKKHPLEKPLKKPHKHSFLATSKALEESKRQALKVASTDANVMLLGESGVGKEVFAHFIHQHSQRSKHPFIAINMSAIPEHLLESELFGYQKGAFTDATAPKMGLFESANKGTIFLDEIAEMPFQLQSKLLRVVQEKEITRLGDNKSVKIDVRFISATNANMKEKIASKEFREDLFFRLQIVPITIAPLRERVEEILPIAEIKLKEVCDAYHLGEKSFSKNAAKRLLEYSWHGNVRELLGVVERAAILSEGIEIQEKDLFLER; this is encoded by the coding sequence ATGAAAATCGCCATTGTAGAAGATGATATTAACATGCGTAAAAGTCTGGAGCTTTTTTTTGAGCTTCAAGACGATTTAGAGATTGTGAGTTTTAAAAACCCTAAAGACGCTTTAGCCAAGTTAGATGAAAGCTTTGATTTAGTCATCACGGATATTAACATGCCCCATATGGACGGCTTAGAATTTTTACGCCTTTTAGAAGGCAAATACGAATCCATTGTGATTACCGGTAACGCGACCTTGAATAAAGCCATTGATTCCATTCGTTTGGGCGTGAAAGACTTTTTCCAAAAGCCTTTTAAACCAGAATTGCTTTTAGAATCCATCTATCGCACTAAAAAAGTTTTAGAATTTCAAAAAAAACACCCTTTAGAAAAACCTTTAAAAAAACCACACAAACACAGCTTTTTAGCCACTTCAAAAGCGTTAGAAGAGAGCAAACGGCAGGCCTTAAAAGTCGCAAGCACGGACGCTAATGTCATGCTATTAGGCGAAAGCGGGGTGGGTAAGGAAGTTTTTGCTCATTTCATCCACCAGCATTCTCAGCGATCCAAACACCCTTTTATAGCGATCAACATGTCCGCAATCCCAGAGCATCTATTAGAAAGCGAGCTTTTTGGGTATCAAAAAGGGGCGTTCACGGACGCCACAGCGCCTAAAATGGGGCTTTTTGAGAGCGCTAATAAAGGCACGATCTTTTTAGATGAAATCGCTGAAATGCCCTTTCAATTGCAAAGCAAACTTTTAAGAGTGGTTCAAGAAAAAGAAATCACGCGCCTTGGGGATAATAAGAGCGTTAAAATTGATGTTCGTTTCATTTCCGCTACCAACGCTAACATGAAAGAAAAAATCGCTTCAAAAGAATTTAGAGAAGATTTATTTTTCCGCTTGCAAATCGTGCCTATAACGATCGCACCTTTAAGAGAGAGGGTAGAAGAGATTTTACCCATTGCTGAAATCAAGCTTAAAGAAGTGTGCGATGCGTATCATTTGGGGGAAAAATCTTTTTCAAAAAACGCCGCAAAACGCCTTTTAGAATACTCTTGGCATGGGAATGTGCGAGAGCTTTTAGGCGTCGTGGAAAGAGCGGCGATTTTAAGCGAAGGGATAGAAATCCAAGAGAAAGATTTGTTTTTGGAAAGGTAG
- the hopE gene encoding Hop family outer membrane protein HopE, whose protein sequence is MEFMKKFVALGLLSAVLSSSLLAEGDGVYIGTNYQLGQARLNSNIYNTGDCTGSVVGCPPGLTANKHNPGGTNINWHSKYANGALNGLGLNVGYKKFFQFKSFDMTSKWFGFRVYGLFDYGHATLGKQVYAPNKIQLDMVSWGVGSDLLADIIDNDNASFGIFGGVAIGGNTWKSSAANYWKEQIIEAKGPDVCTPTYCNPNAPYSTKTSTVAFQVWLNFGVRANIYKHNGVEFGVRVPLLINKFLSAGPNATNLYYHLKRDYSLYLGYNYTF, encoded by the coding sequence ATGGAATTTATGAAAAAGTTTGTAGCTTTAGGGCTTCTATCCGCAGTTTTAAGCTCTTCGTTGTTAGCCGAAGGTGATGGTGTTTATATAGGGACTAATTATCAGCTTGGACAAGCCCGTTTGAATAGTAATATTTATAACACAGGGGATTGCACAGGGAGTGTTGTAGGTTGCCCCCCAGGTCTTACCGCTAATAAGCATAATCCAGGAGGCACCAATATCAATTGGCACTCCAAATACGCTAATGGGGCTTTGAATGGTCTTGGGTTGAATGTGGGTTATAAGAAGTTCTTCCAGTTCAAGTCTTTTGATATGACAAGCAAGTGGTTTGGTTTTAGGGTGTATGGGCTTTTTGATTATGGGCATGCCACTTTAGGTAAGCAAGTTTATGCACCTAATAAAATCCAGTTGGATATGGTTTCTTGGGGTGTGGGGAGCGATTTGTTAGCTGATATTATTGATAACGATAACGCTTCATTTGGTATTTTTGGTGGGGTCGCTATCGGCGGTAACACTTGGAAAAGCTCAGCGGCAAACTATTGGAAAGAGCAAATCATTGAAGCTAAAGGTCCTGATGTTTGTACCCCTACTTATTGTAACCCTAACGCTCCTTATAGCACCAAAACTTCAACCGTTGCTTTTCAGGTATGGTTGAATTTTGGGGTGAGAGCCAATATCTACAAGCATAATGGCGTGGAGTTTGGCGTGAGAGTGCCGCTACTCATCAACAAGTTTTTGAGTGCGGGTCCTAACGCTACTAATCTTTATTACCATTTGAAACGGGATTATTCGCTTTATTTAGGGTATAACTACACTTTTTAA
- the rsmH gene encoding 16S rRNA (cytosine(1402)-N(4))-methyltransferase RsmH, translated as MQEIESLHQSVLLQEVLQAFTPLEEGVLIDCTLGLGGHSKALLSQKPHLKLIGIDKDKFAQEIAKERLKAFEGRYNLLSGGFAKRFKEALEIHGERIKGVLVDLGVSSLQLDDDNRGFNFHSHTLDMRMDLESDLNAQKVINSYSVVALEKIFKDYGEIKEYKKIAHKIAERRAKKPFKDAKDLSDFLSSFSKNKKIHPATLVFQAIRIEVNGELEELKEFLQDARNLKGAILCVISFHSLEDALVKNAFKDYAKNCICDPSSFQCTCSNNHALGAILTKKPITPSPEEIKNNRRSRSAKMRVFQFKP; from the coding sequence TTGCAAGAAATAGAGAGTTTGCACCAAAGCGTTTTGTTGCAAGAAGTTTTGCAAGCGTTCACGCCTTTAGAAGAAGGGGTTTTGATTGATTGCACTTTAGGGTTAGGGGGGCATTCTAAAGCCCTTTTATCCCAAAAACCGCACCTGAAACTCATTGGTATTGATAAGGATAAGTTCGCTCAAGAAATCGCTAAAGAACGATTGAAAGCCTTTGAAGGGCGTTATAATCTCTTAAGCGGAGGTTTTGCCAAACGCTTTAAAGAAGCCCTAGAGATTCATGGCGAGCGAATCAAGGGGGTTTTAGTGGATTTAGGGGTGAGCTCCTTACAGCTTGATGATGATAACAGAGGGTTTAATTTCCATTCGCACACTCTGGACATGCGCATGGATTTAGAGAGCGATTTGAACGCTCAAAAAGTCATCAACTCTTATTCTGTAGTGGCGTTAGAAAAAATCTTTAAAGACTATGGAGAAATCAAAGAATACAAAAAAATCGCCCACAAAATTGCAGAAAGGCGCGCTAAAAAACCCTTTAAAGACGCTAAGGATTTGAGCGATTTTTTAAGCTCTTTTTCTAAAAATAAAAAAATCCATCCAGCGACTTTGGTGTTTCAAGCCATCCGCATAGAAGTCAATGGCGAATTAGAAGAGTTAAAAGAGTTTTTACAAGACGCTAGAAACCTTAAGGGAGCGATTTTGTGCGTGATTTCTTTTCATTCTTTAGAAGACGCGTTAGTGAAAAACGCTTTCAAAGATTACGCTAAAAATTGCATTTGCGATCCTTCAAGTTTCCAATGCACTTGCTCTAACAACCACGCTTTAGGCGCAATTTTAACCAAAAAGCCTATCACTCCAAGCCCAGAAGAAATTAAAAATAACAGGCGTTCACGAAGCGCTAAAATGAGGGTGTTTCAATTCAAACCATGA
- a CDS encoding HD domain-containing protein, giving the protein MYAAHPVKPLKAPKLKSQFLRRVFVGASIRRWNDQACPLEFVELDKQAHKAMIAYLLAKDSKDRGKDLDLDLLIKFFCFEFLERLVLTDIKPPIFYALQQTHSQELASYVAQSLQDEISAYFSLEELKEYLSHRPQILETQILESAHFYASKWEFDIIYHFNPNMYGVKEIKDKIDKQLHNNEHLFEGLFGEKEDLKKLVSMFGQLRFQKRWSQTPRVPQTSVLGHTLCVALMGYLLSFDLKACKSMRINHFLGGLFHDLPEILTRDIITPIKQSVAGLDHCIKEIEKKEMQNKVYSFVSLGVQEDLKYFTENEFKNRYKDKSHKIIFTKDAEELFTLYNSDEYFGVCGELLKVCDHLSAFLEAQVSLSHGISSNDLIKGAQNLLELRSQTELLDLDLGKLFRDFK; this is encoded by the coding sequence ATGTATGCGGCTCATCCTGTTAAACCCCTAAAAGCCCCTAAACTCAAATCTCAATTTTTAAGGCGTGTGTTTGTGGGCGCGTCTATTAGGCGTTGGAATGACCAAGCATGCCCTTTGGAATTTGTGGAATTAGACAAACAAGCCCATAAAGCGATGATTGCGTATCTGCTCGCTAAAGATTCAAAAGACAGGGGTAAAGATTTAGATTTAGATCTTTTGATTAAGTTCTTTTGCTTTGAATTTTTGGAGCGCTTGGTTTTAACCGATATTAAACCCCCTATTTTTTACGCCCTCCAACAAACGCACAGCCAAGAATTAGCCTCCTATGTCGCGCAAAGTTTGCAAGATGAAATCAGCGCGTATTTTTCTTTAGAGGAACTCAAAGAGTATTTAAGCCACAGACCCCAAATTTTAGAAACTCAAATTTTAGAGAGCGCGCATTTTTATGCGTCTAAGTGGGAGTTTGATATTATTTATCATTTTAACCCCAACATGTATGGCGTGAAAGAAATTAAAGATAAAATTGACAAGCAACTCCACAATAACGAGCATTTGTTTGAAGGGCTTTTTGGGGAAAAAGAAGATCTGAAAAAACTGGTGAGCATGTTTGGGCAGTTGCGTTTCCAAAAGCGTTGGAGCCAAACCCCAAGAGTGCCGCAAACCAGTGTCTTAGGGCATACCTTATGCGTGGCACTTATGGGGTATTTGTTGAGCTTTGATTTAAAAGCTTGTAAAAGCATGCGGATCAATCATTTTTTGGGCGGGCTTTTCCATGATTTACCCGAGATTTTAACCCGAGACATTATCACGCCCATCAAACAAAGCGTTGCGGGGCTTGATCACTGCATTAAAGAAATTGAAAAAAAGGAAATGCAAAACAAAGTCTATTCTTTTGTGTCTTTGGGCGTTCAAGAAGATTTGAAATATTTCACCGAAAACGAGTTCAAAAACCGCTACAAAGACAAGTCTCACAAAATCATTTTCACTAAAGACGCTGAAGAATTGTTCACGCTTTATAACAGCGATGAATATTTTGGGGTTTGCGGGGAGCTTTTAAAGGTGTGCGATCATTTGAGCGCGTTTTTAGAAGCTCAAGTCTCTCTTTCTCATGGCATTTCCAGTAACGATTTGATTAAAGGAGCTCAAAACCTTTTAGAATTGCGATCCCAAACGGAATTACTTGATTTGGATTTAGGGAAGTTGTTTAGGGATTTCAAATAA
- a CDS encoding SAM hydrolase/SAM-dependent halogenase family protein has translation MRKTILALFLSACIGLSSVHADNALILQTDFSLKDGAVSAMKGVAFSVNSNLKIFDLTHEIPPYNIWEGAYRLYQTASYWPKGSVFVSVVDPGVGTKRKSVVLKTKNGQYFVSPDNGTLTLVAQTLGIDSVREIDEKANRLKGSEKSYTFHGRDVYAYTGARLASGAITFEQVGPELPPKVVEIPYQKAKATKGEVKGNIPILDIQYGNVWSNISDKLLNQAKIKLNDTLCVTIFKGSKKQYEGKMPYVASFGGVLEGQPLVYLNSLLNVSVALNRDNFAQKHQIKSGADWNIDIKKCAK, from the coding sequence ATGAGAAAAACGATTTTAGCGTTGTTTTTATCAGCGTGTATAGGGTTATCGTCTGTTCATGCAGATAACGCTTTGATTTTACAAACGGATTTTAGCCTAAAAGACGGGGCCGTCTCGGCGATGAAAGGCGTCGCTTTCAGCGTTAATTCCAATCTTAAGATCTTTGATTTAACGCACGAAATCCCTCCGTATAACATCTGGGAGGGTGCTTACCGCTTGTATCAGACCGCCAGTTATTGGCCAAAAGGTTCGGTATTTGTGAGCGTAGTGGATCCGGGCGTAGGCACTAAGCGTAAATCGGTGGTATTGAAAACTAAAAACGGCCAGTATTTTGTTTCGCCGGATAACGGCACGCTGACTTTGGTAGCGCAAACTTTGGGGATTGATAGCGTGCGTGAAATTGATGAAAAAGCTAACCGCTTGAAAGGTTCTGAAAAATCCTATACTTTCCATGGCCGTGATGTGTATGCTTACACCGGTGCGCGCTTGGCTTCTGGGGCGATCACATTCGAGCAGGTCGGGCCAGAGCTTCCTCCAAAAGTCGTTGAAATTCCTTACCAAAAAGCGAAAGCCACAAAAGGGGAGGTGAAGGGTAATATCCCAATTTTAGATATTCAATACGGCAATGTTTGGAGCAATATCAGCGATAAATTGCTCAATCAAGCAAAAATCAAACTCAATGACACGCTGTGTGTAACGATTTTTAAAGGTTCTAAGAAACAATACGAAGGGAAAATGCCGTATGTTGCGAGCTTTGGCGGTGTTTTAGAAGGCCAGCCATTGGTTTATTTAAACAGCTTGTTGAATGTTTCCGTGGCGCTGAATAGGGATAATTTCGCGCAAAAACATCAAATCAAATCCGGTGCTGACTGGAATATTGATATAAAGAAGTGCGCTAAGTAA
- the gyrA gene encoding DNA topoisomerase (ATP-hydrolyzing) subunit A: protein MQDNSVQDNSVNETKNIVEVGIDSSIEESYLAYSMSVIIGRALPDARDGLKPVHRRILYAMHELGLTSKVAYKKSARIVGDVIGKYHPHGDNAVYDALVRMAQDFSMRLELVDGQGNFGSIDGDNAAAMRYTEARMTKASEEILRDIDKDTIDFVPNYDDTLKEPDILPSRLPNLLVNGANGIAVGMATSIPPHRIDEIIDALAHVLENPNAELDEILEFVKGPDFPTGGIIYGKAGIIEAYKTGRGRVKVRAKVHVEKTKNKEIIVLDEMPFQTNKAKLVEQISDLAREKQIEGISEVRDESDREGIRVVIELKRDAMSEIVLNHLYKLTTMETTFSIILLAIYNKEPKIFTLLELLRLFLNHRKTIIIRRTIFELEKAKARAHILEGYLIALDNIDEIVRLIKTSSSPEAAKNALMERFTLSEIQSKAILEMRLQRLTGLERDKIKEEYQNLLELIDDLNGILKSEDRLNEVVKTELLEVKEQFSSPRCTEIQESYENIDIEDLIANEPMVVSMSYKGYVKRVDLKAYEKQNRGGKGKLSGSTYEDDFIENFFVANTHDILLFITNKGQLYHLKVYKIPEASRIAMGKAIVNLISLAPDEKIMATLSTKDFSDERSLAFFTKNGVVKRTNLSEFESNRSCGIRAIVLDEGDELVSAKVVDKNAKHLLIASHLGIFIKFPLEDVREIGRTTRGVIGIKLNENDFVVGAVVISGDGNKLLSVSENGLGKQTLAEAYREQSRGGKGVIGMRLTQKTGNLVGVISVDDENLDLMILTASAKMIRVSIKDIRETGRNASGVKLINTADKVMYVNSCPKEEEPENLENPPTQLFE, encoded by the coding sequence ATGCAAGATAATTCAGTCCAAGATAATTCAGTCAATGAAACAAAAAATATTGTAGAAGTGGGGATTGATTCTTCTATTGAAGAGAGCTATTTAGCTTATTCAATGAGCGTGATCATAGGGCGCGCTTTACCGGACGCTAGAGATGGCTTAAAGCCTGTGCATAGGCGTATTTTGTATGCGATGCATGAATTAGGTCTTACTTCCAAAGTCGCTTACAAAAAAAGCGCTAGGATCGTGGGTGATGTGATTGGTAAATACCACCCCCATGGCGATAACGCGGTTTATGATGCGCTAGTGAGAATGGCGCAAGATTTTTCTATGCGTTTGGAATTAGTGGATGGGCAGGGCAACTTTGGCTCTATTGATGGCGATAACGCTGCGGCGATGCGTTACACTGAAGCCAGAATGACTAAGGCGAGTGAAGAAATTTTAAGGGATATTGATAAGGACACCATTGATTTTGTGCCTAATTACGATGACACCTTAAAAGAGCCAGATATTTTACCAAGCCGTCTGCCTAACCTTTTAGTCAATGGGGCTAATGGGATCGCTGTAGGGATGGCGACTTCTATCCCCCCTCATAGGATTGATGAAATCATAGACGCTTTAGCGCATGTTTTAGAAAACCCTAACGCTGAATTAGATGAAATTTTGGAATTTGTCAAAGGGCCTGATTTTCCCACCGGTGGGATCATTTATGGCAAGGCGGGTATTATTGAAGCCTATAAAACGGGGCGAGGGCGCGTGAAAGTGCGGGCCAAAGTGCATGTGGAAAAGACAAAAAATAAAGAAATCATCGTTTTAGATGAAATGCCTTTTCAAACCAATAAAGCCAAATTAGTGGAACAAATCAGCGATTTAGCGCGAGAAAAGCAAATTGAAGGCATTAGCGAAGTGCGCGATGAAAGCGATAGAGAGGGCATTAGAGTGGTGATTGAATTAAAAAGAGACGCAATGAGTGAAATTGTCTTAAACCACCTCTACAAACTCACCACCATGGAGACCACTTTTAGCATCATTTTACTCGCTATTTACAATAAAGAGCCTAAGATTTTCACGCTTTTAGAGTTGTTGCGCCTTTTCTTAAACCACAGAAAAACCATTATTATAAGACGCACGATTTTTGAATTGGAAAAGGCTAAGGCCAGAGCGCATATTTTAGAGGGCTATTTGATCGCCTTGGACAATATTGATGAAATCGTGCGACTCATTAAAACAAGCTCAAGCCCAGAAGCGGCTAAAAACGCCTTAATGGAGCGTTTCACTTTGAGCGAGATCCAAAGCAAAGCCATTTTAGAAATGCGTTTGCAACGCTTAACAGGCCTTGAAAGGGATAAGATCAAAGAAGAATACCAAAACTTATTAGAGCTTATTGATGATCTCAATGGCATTTTAAAGAGCGAAGATCGCTTGAATGAGGTCGTCAAAACCGAGCTTTTAGAAGTCAAAGAGCAGTTTTCTTCTCCAAGGTGCACTGAAATTCAAGAATCGTATGAAAATATTGACATAGAAGATTTGATCGCTAATGAGCCTATGGTGGTGAGCATGAGCTATAAAGGCTATGTGAAAAGAGTGGATTTAAAAGCTTATGAAAAGCAAAATCGTGGCGGTAAGGGCAAGCTTTCAGGCAGCACTTATGAAGACGATTTCATTGAAAACTTTTTTGTGGCTAACACGCATGATATTTTGCTCTTTATCACCAATAAGGGGCAATTGTATCATCTAAAAGTCTATAAAATCCCAGAAGCGAGCCGGATCGCTATGGGTAAAGCGATTGTGAATTTAATCTCGCTCGCTCCGGATGAAAAAATCATGGCGACTCTAAGCACTAAAGATTTTAGCGATGAACGCTCTTTAGCTTTCTTCACGAAAAATGGCGTGGTGAAGCGCACCAATTTGAGCGAATTTGAAAGCAACAGGAGTTGTGGTATCAGAGCGATTGTTTTAGATGAAGGCGATGAATTAGTGAGTGCAAAAGTTGTGGATAAAAACGCTAAGCATTTGCTCATCGCATCGCATTTGGGCATTTTCATTAAATTCCCTTTAGAAGATGTGCGCGAGATCGGAAGAACTACTCGTGGGGTTATAGGGATCAAGCTGAATGAAAATGATTTTGTTGTCGGTGCGGTCGTTATTAGCGGTGATGGCAACAAGCTTTTGAGCGTGAGCGAGAACGGGCTTGGAAAGCAAACCTTAGCTGAAGCGTATAGAGAGCAATCTCGTGGAGGTAAGGGGGTTATTGGCATGAGGCTCACTCAAAAAACCGGCAATCTAGTGGGCGTTATCAGCGTGGATGATGAAAACTTGGATTTGATGATCCTTACTGCAAGCGCGAAAATGATCAGAGTTTCTATTAAAGATATTAGAGAAACCGGAAGAAACGCTAGTGGGGTAAAGCTCATAAACACCGCCGATAAAGTCATGTATGTCAATTCTTGCCCCAAAGAAGAAGAGCCAGAAAATTTAGAAAACCCTCCTACACAATTATTTGAGTGA